One part of the Streptomyces sp. AM 2-1-1 genome encodes these proteins:
- a CDS encoding response regulator transcription factor, with the protein MTIRVIIVDDQAMVRAGFAALLSAQSDIDVVGEAPDGRQGIEVSRRHRPDVVLMDVRMPEMDGLAAARALLDPPVGVVHRPKVLMLTTFDVDDYVYEALRAGASGFLLKDAPPADLIAAVRVVAAGDALLAPSVTRRLIADFAAQRPSGAARSGQALRLNGLTPRETEVLELIARGLSNQEIAGRLVLAEQTVKTHIGRVLAKLDLRDRAQAVIFAYESGLVTPGS; encoded by the coding sequence GTGACCATTCGCGTGATCATCGTCGACGACCAGGCCATGGTGCGGGCCGGCTTCGCCGCCCTGCTCTCCGCGCAGAGCGACATCGACGTGGTCGGCGAGGCTCCGGACGGCCGGCAGGGCATCGAGGTCAGCCGCCGGCACCGTCCGGACGTGGTCCTGATGGACGTCCGGATGCCCGAGATGGACGGACTCGCCGCGGCCCGCGCCCTGTTGGACCCGCCGGTCGGGGTGGTGCACCGCCCGAAGGTACTGATGCTCACGACGTTCGACGTGGACGACTACGTGTACGAGGCGCTGCGCGCCGGGGCGTCCGGCTTCCTCCTGAAGGACGCGCCACCGGCGGATCTGATCGCGGCGGTACGCGTGGTGGCGGCGGGCGACGCGCTGCTCGCCCCGTCCGTGACCCGGCGGCTGATCGCGGACTTCGCCGCCCAGCGGCCGTCCGGCGCGGCCCGCAGCGGACAGGCACTGCGGCTGAACGGGCTGACGCCCCGGGAGACCGAGGTGCTGGAGCTGATCGCGCGCGGGCTCTCCAACCAGGAGATCGCGGGCCGTCTGGTGCTGGCCGAGCAGACGGTGAAGACCCACATCGGACGCGTACTCGCCAAGCTGGACCTGCGGGACCGGGCGCAGGCCGTGATCTTCGCTTACGAGTCGGGGCTGGTCACACCGGGGAGTTGA
- a CDS encoding sensor histidine kinase produces MSDTPETPRPTGSPSAGKPSARRSVRARVTLPSRLSHPAAPLLAGAPKRWQRMVPYAVVVALTAALLPVTLHVLSHDRGVPGALAAALAVAQTLPLLLLAHRPLEVWWITFPAAVAGALALLFAPPDPYTVWPWPPTVIVGQLFVLLALGLREPRRTLAAVWLATGGVGFALHALAPERGNASAVLLFVLGAVVLVIGAAVRERGVAQRRLVEQETISAQERAGRTLLEERSRIARELHDVVAHHMSVITVQADSAPYRVAGLSEETRAEFASIAASARESLAEMRRLLTVLRGDGTAGERAPQPGLDRLQQLVESTVRTGLPVEAALAADLGEVPSAVDLSAYRIVQEALANVVRHAPGAATRVSVRADGSHLTVLVVNSAPPRPGPPLETSGTGHGLVGMRERVRLTGGTLDTGPLPDGGFRVAARLPLGPVPGAGPLVVRPEHSPPTPPPAPEDSP; encoded by the coding sequence ATGTCCGACACCCCCGAAACTCCTCGGCCCACCGGCTCCCCGTCCGCGGGGAAGCCCTCGGCCCGCCGCTCCGTGCGCGCACGCGTCACTCTGCCGTCACGCCTCTCGCACCCGGCCGCTCCGCTGCTGGCCGGGGCGCCGAAGCGCTGGCAGCGGATGGTCCCCTACGCGGTCGTGGTCGCCCTGACCGCGGCGCTCCTCCCGGTCACCCTCCACGTGCTCTCCCACGACCGCGGCGTGCCGGGCGCGCTGGCGGCGGCCCTCGCGGTGGCCCAGACGCTGCCCCTGCTCCTGCTGGCCCACCGGCCCTTGGAGGTCTGGTGGATCACCTTCCCCGCTGCGGTCGCCGGGGCGCTGGCGCTGCTGTTCGCGCCACCGGACCCGTACACGGTCTGGCCCTGGCCGCCGACCGTCATCGTCGGCCAGCTCTTCGTCCTCCTCGCCCTGGGGCTTCGGGAGCCCCGCCGGACGCTGGCGGCCGTGTGGCTCGCGACGGGCGGAGTGGGGTTCGCGCTCCACGCGCTCGCGCCGGAGCGCGGGAACGCCAGTGCGGTGCTGCTCTTCGTCCTGGGCGCGGTGGTGCTGGTGATCGGCGCCGCCGTGCGGGAACGGGGCGTGGCGCAGCGGCGTCTCGTCGAGCAGGAGACCATCAGCGCCCAGGAGCGGGCCGGCCGCACGCTCCTGGAGGAGCGGTCCCGCATCGCGCGGGAGTTGCACGACGTGGTCGCGCACCACATGTCCGTCATCACCGTGCAGGCGGACTCCGCCCCGTACCGGGTCGCCGGGCTCTCCGAGGAGACGCGTGCGGAGTTCGCCTCGATCGCGGCGAGTGCCCGGGAGTCGCTGGCGGAGATGCGCCGGCTCCTCACCGTGCTGCGCGGTGACGGCACGGCGGGCGAGCGGGCCCCGCAGCCGGGCCTCGACCGCTTGCAGCAGTTGGTGGAGTCCACCGTGCGCACCGGCCTGCCGGTGGAGGCGGCGCTCGCGGCGGACCTCGGTGAGGTGCCGTCGGCCGTGGACCTCTCCGCGTACCGGATCGTGCAGGAGGCGCTGGCCAATGTGGTGCGGCACGCCCCGGGTGCGGCGACTCGGGTGTCGGTGCGGGCCGACGGCAGTCATCTGACCGTCCTCGTGGTCAACTCGGCACCGCCGCGCCCCGGTCCGCCGCTGGAGACGTCCGGGACCGGCCACGGGCTGGTCGGCATGCGGGAACGCGTGCGGCTGACCGGCGGGACCCTGGACACCGGTCCGCTGCCGGACGGTGGCTTCCGGGTCGCGGCCCGGCTGCCGCTCGGGCCGGTCCCCGGCGCCGGCCCGCTCGTCGTGCGCCCCGAACACTCCCCACCGACCCCGCCCCCTGCCCCGGAGGACTCCCCGTGA
- a CDS encoding DUF4429 domain-containing protein, which yields MGDVLAGIHATWEFDSDSVLIRFERGIRTPKLFQSLRERRIPYAALSAVGLSPGKRGTVVLHASPRPGADPLMEAAAGQLKEGCDPYRLVVPAGRESLAEQYGDALRSVLGPDAGQPADRFLVAAPQGPMHFKAYDGRAGFDGERVSFRWSWTGASTAKWRAGDQTFPVTQVAGVEWRSPETAEGYLRLLTHPSDPAVPLPAQPGVRSPGEPHGAGAAERPARADQDPAAVLFGLGYGPVHESLPFAAAVLESARRTPSVPAPASLVPVGAARRDPADIAERIRHLGELHRAGLVTDGEFGVKKAELLAEL from the coding sequence ATGGGTGATGTGCTGGCTGGAATTCATGCCACCTGGGAGTTCGACAGCGACTCCGTGCTCATCCGCTTCGAACGGGGCATCCGCACGCCGAAGCTCTTCCAGAGCCTGCGGGAGCGACGCATTCCTTATGCGGCGCTGTCGGCGGTCGGTCTGTCTCCGGGCAAGCGGGGCACGGTGGTTCTGCATGCCTCGCCGAGACCCGGCGCCGACCCGCTGATGGAGGCGGCCGCCGGGCAGCTGAAGGAGGGCTGCGATCCGTACCGGCTGGTCGTCCCGGCCGGGCGGGAGAGCCTCGCGGAGCAGTACGGCGACGCTTTGCGGAGCGTGCTCGGTCCGGACGCCGGGCAGCCCGCGGACCGCTTCCTCGTCGCGGCGCCCCAGGGGCCGATGCACTTCAAGGCGTACGACGGGCGCGCCGGCTTCGACGGGGAGCGGGTCTCCTTCCGCTGGTCGTGGACGGGCGCGTCCACCGCCAAGTGGCGGGCGGGCGACCAGACGTTCCCGGTGACGCAGGTGGCCGGGGTGGAGTGGCGTTCGCCGGAGACCGCCGAGGGGTACCTGCGGCTGCTGACCCATCCGTCCGACCCGGCGGTGCCCCTGCCCGCGCAGCCGGGTGTCCGCTCCCCGGGGGAACCGCACGGCGCCGGCGCAGCGGAGCGTCCCGCTCGGGCCGACCAGGATCCGGCGGCCGTGCTCTTCGGCCTGGGGTACGGCCCGGTGCACGAGTCGCTGCCCTTCGCGGCGGCGGTACTGGAGTCCGCGCGCCGCACGCCCTCCGTGCCGGCGCCGGCCTCGCTGGTGCCGGTGGGGGCGGCGCGGCGCGATCCGGCGGACATCGCGGAACGCATCCGCCACCTCGGCGAGCTCCATCGGGCGGGGCTGGTGACGGACGGGGAGTTCGGCGTCAAGAAGGCGGAGCTGCTGGCAGAGCTGTAG